GCGGCAGAACTCGTCCACCTGCATGATCCGATCACGCAGCCCGCGCGGCGCAAAACCAAGCACCGGGTGGGTCGGTCCAAACAGGGCGAGAACCGGTGTTCCCACCGCGGAACCGATATGCCCGACCCCCGAATCGTTGCATATGACCAGGGCGACCCGCGACACTATCGCCGCGAGCTGATCGAGGGGACAATCAACAAGTTCGGTGAGGCCCCGTTGCCGCAAGTCATTCGGCGCACCGTAAGCGGACCTCTCCGACGATGTAACAGCCCACACGATACTTACCGATTTCGCGACCTGTAACTGGCGCGCTACTTCGGCGAAGCGCTCCACCGGCCAGGCTTTGGTGGGGTGCGCCGCGCCCGGAGCGATTAGAACAACCGGGCGACCTGTGTCTACAACTGCTGCAAGATCTGGTGCCAGCGGCGGGGCGGCCATGAGCGGCCGGTCACACGGCGCGCGTTTATCCTGCCGGATCAGAACGTCATTGTACAAATCAATCGTATGCGGATATTCTGACGGTAGGGTCTTCTTCCTGCGTGTGAGTACCCACCTCTCCCAACGTCTCTTCGGATATGTGTAAATGCTATTAGTTCTCAATACCGAGCGCGCAAACCACGATCGCAGGTTGCCGTGCAGATCCACTACCTGTTCGAAACCAGAACCCTCGATATTGAGAAGCATCTCAAACAGGGTTCGCACCGTGATTCGATCCGGCACGGTCTCGACCGTATCGACCCCAAAAAAAAGGTCAACTAACGGCCGGAAGCGCTCCCGCGTGAGATAGACAATCCGGCTGTCAGGATGGGCAAGCTTGAGATTGACTACGGTCGCCGACGTTAGGACCACGTCGCCCAGTGATCCAAATCGAATTACCAGGGTGCGGCTCTGCATTTAGAGGAAAAGATACAGCCCCAGAGCGCCGACGGCAAAGCAGTAATAGGCAAACCAGTCGAATCTGCCCCGCTTAACGGTGGTCAGCACAACGTACACCGACAGCAGCCCGAAAACGAGCGAGAAGAGAAACCCGGCCAGGTAGGGGCCGTACAGTGCCGCCGGTGCGCGAACTATCTCACCGGACTTGAGCAGCACCGCGCCGGCGATGGCCGGAATTGACAATAAGAACGAAAACTCGGCCGCCACCGACGGCTTCACCCCGGCGAACAGGCCGGCGGCGATGGTGGTCCCGGAACGGGATATTCCCGGCATGATCGCCACCGCCTGACCAATACCCATCCAGATTGTCGGCATGAGCGAAATGGGCCGCTGTCCGGCCCGCACGAATCTTGTAGCCAGGAGGATCAAGCCCGTCACGATCAGCTCCCATGACGTGCTTACCGGACTGCCGAAGGCCTGTTCGAAGTACTCCTCGAACAGCACGCCGATGACCCCGGCCGGTATGGTCCCGATAACCAGCCAGATGATCATCTTGCGGTCATCGGGTGTACCGCTTCCAAAAAGCGCCCGGATCAGGCGCCAAATGGCGCTTCTGAAGTATATGAACACGGCAACCAGGGTGCCGAGATGTAGCACGAGGTCAAACGCCAGATCGGCCTCGTGGACCCTTAGGTACTCCTGCACGAGCACCAGGTGCCCGGACGAGGAAACCGGCAGGAATTCGGTCAGCCCCTGGACTACGCCCAGCAGGGTCGCGTCGAAATAAGTCACAAAGCAAAAGCCCCGCAACGCGGGGCTGCCTTCTTTATGCTCGAGATGAGCCGGTTCTACATCACGTTGAAGTCAATACCCAGAAAGATGCCGTTGTTGCCGTCGATCTGGAACTCTATATACGACGCCACCGTTGAGGTCATCTGCCACTGCATACCGCCATTGAGACCGACCTCGAGATTGCTATCGGAGTCATCACCGCGCCATCCTGGCGGAAGGTCGTAACTAAGCCATTCAATGCGGGCATTGAAACGGGCGTAGGGAGAGATCGTGCCGCCGCGCTTCAAAACAACCGGATAGGAACCGATCAACTGTCCGCCGAACTGGAGAACCGACGTAACGCCAAAGTCAGCGTACTCGAAAATGAAGCCAGTGGCGAAATCGAACGGATGATTGGAATTGGCCCCGCGATTCCAAAACTGCCACTTATAATCCACGCCGAACGTGATCTCGGTGTCGGCGCCGTCGTTATCAATCAAACCGAATTTCAGACGGCCATCCGAATACTGAGACAGCCCGTAGGCGAACGTGCCCACGAACGACGTGGCGTCGGCAATTCCCACTCCAAATCCGAACGTCCCTTTCCCCTGACCCAGCGCCTGGGCCGTAGTCAACGTGCCGAATGCCGAGCCTACCGCGAAGTCGGCATAGGTGGGCGTGACAAACAGAACAAGCACCAGTGTGAATGCGGCTGCGAACTTTCTCATCGTGATTTCCTCTGCGGTCAAACGGTTTTCCCAATTGTACGTCCAAGTTAGATTTCCGCTCATTCAAGTCAACAAAAAGCGGGCGGCCCCGGCACTGCCAGACTCGCTCCAACACACTACCCCGCAACATGGTAAGGTGCCCGGCCCGCCGCGGCAGGACCTTATCTGCCGGCTCGTAAGACAAACCCTCGCTGGATCTGCCCCCCCGGGCAGGCTCGCCCGCCAGCACTGCGCCCAGCCGACGCTCACAACGCCTGTTCACCCGCGCTCAGGTACCGCAGCGCCTCGTTGACTATGCGTTCCTTGTCGAACCCCTGCAGGTCGCAGGCCTCCAGAAAGTGAATGAAACTCTGATCGAGCCGCCCAACCGCGGAGCGGCCGAATCGCGCCGTTTCCCCCTCAATCGCACTCTTCTCGAAACGGACATCGAGCGAATACGCACTCTGTTTTAACTCAGCGAGCACTCCCGCCGGCAGCGTCTTGAGCGTCTCTTCCGATACGTTGGCAATTCTCACGCGAACGATCTTGTCACCGACTCCTACCTCGTCAAGCCTCGCCTTCAGTAGTTGCGCTACCTCATCGCCGCGCTTTCCGGAGGCATCGATTTCCGACAAATCGACCATGCCCCGACTGTGCACCGGCAGGAATTCGACATTAAAAGGCTCCAAATCAACTACCGCGAACCCCTTGGCGACTTCGCGCTCAGCCTGAGACAGTCGCTCTGTCGAACCGGCATACCAGGCCCTCGGCCCGACCTGACAGAAATTGTGATAATGACCGAGAGCCGTATAGTTGAAACGCTGCATCACATCCAGCGGCAACTCTTGCTCGCCCAGATCGGCCATCGAGAATTCCGGCATCCCGGCTGCTACCCCGTGCATGACGAGCACATTGTAGCGCGCATCAGAATCGGGAAGGCACAGCGCCAACTGCTTCTTCAACTCCGAGGTCGTGAGACAGTGCGGCAGGGCATGGAAACAT
The Candidatus Zixiibacteriota bacterium DNA segment above includes these coding regions:
- a CDS encoding HAD-IIIA family hydrolase; translated protein: MQSRTLVIRFGSLGDVVLTSATVVNLKLAHPDSRIVYLTRERFRPLVDLFFGVDTVETVPDRITVRTLFEMLLNIEGSGFEQVVDLHGNLRSWFARSVLRTNSIYTYPKRRWERWVLTRRKKTLPSEYPHTIDLYNDVLIRQDKRAPCDRPLMAAPPLAPDLAAVVDTGRPVVLIAPGAAHPTKAWPVERFAEVARQLQVAKSVSIVWAVTSSERSAYGAPNDLRQRGLTELVDCPLDQLAAIVSRVALVICNDSGVGHIGSAVGTPVLALFGPTHPVLGFAPRGLRDRIMQVDEFCRPCSRHGKKPCWREERYCFTKLTSESVAGVAVEMLDETARLTPCLFVDRDGTLIHNKHYLADPEGVELIDGVPEALRQARQLGYKVVVVSNQSGVARGLHTIDDVERVNARVREQLRDRGADFDAIYYCPHHSSKSRPASMNQSCRCRKPSPGMAEQAALELGLDLRRSVVIGDSVPDIALARVIGARPILVRTGYGATVETRRPDRLRGFGVDVADDLAAAVRLLLQGETALS
- a CDS encoding undecaprenyl-diphosphate phosphatase — encoded protein: MTYFDATLLGVVQGLTEFLPVSSSGHLVLVQEYLRVHEADLAFDLVLHLGTLVAVFIYFRSAIWRLIRALFGSGTPDDRKMIIWLVIGTIPAGVIGVLFEEYFEQAFGSPVSTSWELIVTGLILLATRFVRAGQRPISLMPTIWMGIGQAVAIMPGISRSGTTIAAGLFAGVKPSVAAEFSFLLSIPAIAGAVLLKSGEIVRAPAALYGPYLAGFLFSLVFGLLSVYVVLTTVKRGRFDWFAYYCFAVGALGLYLFL
- a CDS encoding DNA repair exonuclease, with the translated sequence MRICHFSDSHLGAGESHRRRAPSGLTERQEDIIAAFVEAVDRIIELRPDYCIHSGDLFDSVRPYNSIMARAGRELHRLAAEAGIPTILIAGNHDAPRQPHVGAAVEVFKQIRNLFVAASGRLEKFRLGEVCFHALPHCLTTSELKKQLALCLPDSDARYNVLVMHGVAAGMPEFSMADLGEQELPLDVMQRFNYTALGHYHNFCQVGPRAWYAGSTERLSQAEREVAKGFAVVDLEPFNVEFLPVHSRGMVDLSEIDASGKRGDEVAQLLKARLDEVGVGDKIVRVRIANVSEETLKTLPAGVLAELKQSAYSLDVRFEKSAIEGETARFGRSAVGRLDQSFIHFLEACDLQGFDKERIVNEALRYLSAGEQAL